A part of Peromyscus maniculatus bairdii isolate BWxNUB_F1_BW_parent chromosome 10, HU_Pman_BW_mat_3.1, whole genome shotgun sequence genomic DNA contains:
- the Pcgf3 gene encoding polycomb group RING finger protein 3, producing the protein MLTRKIKLWDINAHITCRLCSGYLIDATTVTECLHTFCRSCLVKYLEENNTCPTCRIVIHQSHPLQYIGHDRTMQDIVYKLVPGLQEAEMRKQREFYHKLGMEVPGDIKGEACSAKQHLDPRNGETKADDSSNKETAEEKQEEDNDYHRSDEQVSICLECNSSKLRGLKRKWIRCSAQATVLHLKKFIAKKLNLSSFNELDILCNEEILGKDHTLKFVVVTRWRFKKAPLLLHYRPKMDLL; encoded by the exons ATGTTGACCAGGAAGATTAAACTCTGGGACATAAACGCCCACATCACTTGCCGCCTGTGCAGCGGCTACCTCATTGACGCAACTACAGTGACTGAGTGTTTGCACACAT TCTGCAGGAGCTGCCTGGTGAAATATCTGGAGGAGAATAATACCTGCCCCACTTGCAGGATCGTGATCCATCAGAGCCACCCACTACAGTATATTGG TCATGACAGAACCATGCAGGACATTGTTTACAAGCTGGTGCCAGGCCTCCAGGAAG CggaaatgaggaaacagagggaatTCTATCACAAACTGGGCATGGAGGTACCAGGTGACATCAAGGGGGAGGCGTGCTCAGCAAAACAGCACTTAGATCCCCGCAATG GTGAAACCAAAGCAGACGACAGTTCCAATAAAGAGACAGcagaagagaagcaggaggaggacaACGATTACCACAGGAGTGACGAGCAG GTGAGCATCTGTCTGGAATGCAATAGCAGCAAACTACGAGGCCTGAAGCGGAAGTGGATCCGATGCTCAGCCCAAGCAACAGTGCTGCACCTGAAGAAATTCATCGCCAAGAAGCTCAATCTCTCCTCCTTCAATGAG CTGGACATTTTATGCAACGAAGAGATCCTGGGCAAGGACCACACTCTCAAGTTTGTGGTTGTTACAAGGTGGAGATTCAAG AAGGCACCCCTCCTGCTACACTACAGACCCAAGATGGACTTGCTGTAA